Below is a window of Synechococcus sp. RSCCF101 DNA.
AGGCGATCATTGCCGCCCAGCGCATAGAGCATGTTCGCGTCACCCACCAGGCGATCGGTGTTGCCGGCGCCGCCGACAATCGTGTCGTTGCCGCCACCAACGCCCGGCTCCAGGGTGGGGAGGTCGCCTTCCACGTTGTATCGCCGTCGTTCCCCCTCGGCGGAACCGGGTAGCTCAATCGCCTGATTGCCGAGGCCGAGCACGATGGTCTCCGTCATGGATGTCGTCCGTAGACCCCAACCGTAGAAAGAGCTTTCGGCCCGTGCCAGTCGCCGTCGCCACTGGCGCAGATGTCACTCTCCCGTGCAGGACTGTCGTCTCATTCGGAGCACAGCGGGTCCCGCTCCTTGGCGCGTTCTCATCAGTCAGTGGGCGACGAATGGCCGCGCTTCGCCAGCGCATGATCCATGGCTGCGGCGATCTGCCGGCAGCTCCGCCGCCAGCGTTTGCGGCTGGCCGGGTTCACGCCGCCCGGAGCGCAGCGCAGGCGCATGTAATCCCTGGACAGGAGCATCAGGGGCTGGGCCAGATCCGGCCGCTCCTTCGCGCTGCGGCGACAGAAGTGCTCCAGACCTTCGCCCGGTTCCGGCTGCAGTCCGATCGGTTGCAGGCGTGCCAGCAGCCCCTCCAGATCCCGTCGGGGTCCATCGCTGCCTCCAGACGGATCCAGGCCCCGGATCCAGGCCACGGCCAGGGTGGCGCTCAGGGCCAGGCCCGCCACCAGGATCACGCCCTGCCAGGAACGGAATCCCCCCAGCAGTCGGTTCAGCAGGCCGTCCTGGCTCTGGCCGTCGAACTGAACGACCCAGCGGCTCCAGAGGCCATCCAGCCTCCACCAACCCCGCTCCACACCCAGGAGCCAGCCGGGGGTGAAGCGCAACAGCGACAGGTCGTTCGAGCCAGCCAGGGCACCCTGCAGCCCCTGCTCCACCCGTTCGGGCGCCACGAAGCCTGTGGGGTCGATTCGGGTCCAGCCCTGCCGCGGGATCCACACCTCGCTCCAGGCATGGGCGTCACGCTGGCGCACGTCCATGACGCCGGTCGTTCCACCGGCGACGGGGATCCACTCCCCGCCCAGATAACCAACCACAACCCGTGCCGGCAGGCCCGCCGTGCGCATCAGCACCGTGAACGCCGAGGCGTAGTGCTCGCAGAACCCTGCACGAGTGCGGAAGAGGAAGGCGTCAAGAGGAGCCTGCCCCGGAAGTGGTGGTGGTTTGAGCGTGTAGCGGAAGGGTTCGCTGCGGAACAGCCGTGCGGCGGCCTCCACCCGCTCGGTTGGTGGCAGGGTCCGCCCCCACTCCTTGCCAAGGGCCTCAAGACGGGGATTGCTCCCGGGCGGCACCGCCAGGTCCGCCACGGACGGTCGCACGCCACGCCACCAGCTCCCGGCTGGACGTTCATCCGGATCGAAGGTCCCGCTCAGGCCGTAGCGACGCCGTTCGCGACCCGGGCGCAGGCTGATCAGCTCACCGTTCCCGTTCACGGCCACCCCAGGGGTGAGCGGGCGCCCCACGCCTCCCCAGGGGAGCTCGCGGACGGGTGAGGGCTCCACGGTCCAGAGCTGATCCACCACTCCGGCACGGTTGGTGGTGGGAATCTGCATCAGCTGGGAGGAGGTCAAC
It encodes the following:
- a CDS encoding transglutaminaseTgpA domain-containing protein produces the protein MNRALTNAPDAASGVRRCRRLQLVTLAALALQLLATALTPLTWGGWMLLLLLVLKWRESGRARDLRHGALAQMVLVGVLAVLEPGLATSLLQGATALLILLGLLALESGSALRWRRLLALALRLLAGTLPLMLLLFLFLPRMGPLWSVPFGGMGSTGLSAQLDPGSITNLVQDPSPALRIELLHGSVPPPNQRYWRVMALDGFNGRRWSQRRPLTSSQLMQIPTTNRAGVVDQLWTVEPSPVRELPWGGVGRPLTPGVAVNGNGELISLRPGRERRRYGLSGTFDPDERPAGSWWRGVRPSVADLAVPPGSNPRLEALGKEWGRTLPPTERVEAAARLFRSEPFRYTLKPPPLPGQAPLDAFLFRTRAGFCEHYASAFTVLMRTAGLPARVVVGYLGGEWIPVAGGTTGVMDVRQRDAHAWSEVWIPRQGWTRIDPTGFVAPERVEQGLQGALAGSNDLSLLRFTPGWLLGVERGWWRLDGLWSRWVVQFDGQSQDGLLNRLLGGFRSWQGVILVAGLALSATLAVAWIRGLDPSGGSDGPRRDLEGLLARLQPIGLQPEPGEGLEHFCRRSAKERPDLAQPLMLLSRDYMRLRCAPGGVNPASRKRWRRSCRQIAAAMDHALAKRGHSSPTD